The Streptomyces sp. Je 1-332 genome has a window encoding:
- a CDS encoding Asp23/Gls24 family envelope stress response protein translates to MTDTGTISTNASTGRSGTSTPAPARGSTEADSRGTTTIADSVVATIAGIAIRGTDGVHSVGKGASKAFGTVAGKMPGTSNAGRSVRVDVTDKQVVIDVDIEVEYGMPIHELADQIRTHVIDAVETMTDLSMCEINLNVFAVHVVEDDDEEQ, encoded by the coding sequence ATGACCGACACAGGAACGATCAGCACGAACGCGTCGACGGGCAGGTCGGGCACCTCGACGCCCGCTCCGGCCCGGGGCTCGACAGAGGCCGACTCGCGTGGCACGACCACTATCGCCGACAGCGTCGTGGCCACCATCGCCGGGATCGCGATCCGGGGGACGGACGGCGTGCACTCCGTCGGCAAGGGTGCGTCGAAAGCCTTCGGGACCGTTGCCGGCAAGATGCCCGGAACGTCGAACGCGGGCCGCTCGGTGCGGGTGGACGTCACCGACAAGCAGGTCGTGATCGACGTGGACATCGAGGTCGAGTACGGCATGCCGATCCACGAACTCGCCGACCAGATCCGCACTCATGTCATCGACGCCGTGGAGACCATGACGGACTTGAGCATGTGCGAGATCAATCTCAACGTCTTCGCCGTCCACGTCGTCGAGGATGACGACGAGGAGCAGTGA